A region of Acidimicrobiales bacterium DNA encodes the following proteins:
- a CDS encoding phage tail protein, which produces MPKAQDPFLHLNFALEVQGISVAMFKSVSGLESTIEVSEVRQQTADGKQILMKIPGKATPSDITFSRGMDATMDLWNWHKEVLDGHITNARKSGSVVLYDEQLQEKSRWNFENAWPSKISMSALDAGGNEMIVEELTLTCDALIREK; this is translated from the coding sequence ATGCCGAAAGCCCAAGACCCGTTTCTCCACCTGAACTTCGCGCTCGAGGTGCAAGGCATCTCGGTCGCGATGTTCAAGTCCGTGAGCGGCCTCGAGAGCACCATCGAGGTCAGCGAAGTGCGCCAGCAGACCGCGGATGGCAAGCAGATCCTGATGAAGATCCCGGGCAAGGCCACTCCGAGTGACATCACGTTCAGCCGTGGCATGGACGCCACGATGGACCTCTGGAACTGGCACAAGGAGGTGCTCGACGGGCACATCACCAATGCTCGCAAGTCCGGCTCGGTGGTCCTGTACGACGAACAGCTGCAGGAGAAGTCGCGCTGGAACTTCGAGAACGCGTGGCCGTCGAAGATCTCGATGAGCGCACTCGACGCGGGCGGTAACGAGATGATCGTCGAAGAGCTCACGCTGACCTGCGACGCACTGATCCGGGAGAAGTAG
- a CDS encoding DUF4157 domain-containing protein — MGEERKPAKAPAVERQVASMDAEAASTTAATEGSRRAPLRALQRSAGNRAVNSLLAAQPALEVGRSDDPLEREADQMAHQVVSRLFSGNRGGGAAVGADAPVAATVRRRGEGAATQMGPAGGSVSPETEAVLDRERRSGSPLSPTVRRGMEDAFGADFSQVRVHSGGRSEALSRELGAKAFTLGSDIFFRGNVPDASSASGAGLLAHELTHVVQQGAAAHRVLQRKSADDYKQVAHNSNPKIDVPAEREEKQGSERPGKGKVTSSAKLKGAAVVRRDGTWTPPSGTRPQGGGAVFRPGGHRGNNGPQNNAPQNAPQNNGPQNAPQNNAPQNAPQNAPQNAGPQVAPPQPAPQNVAATTAVVRQAPGPNTKNTAKGAWGCVDTETVGPTLSASLVGDTWKFQATHFQGNYGKIVSLVKGCKEVSKAERNDDKFSDQIWDLWKLGDYRGKWYMVRAVDAHESVHESRVSPALAAVAPQLQQEFAKLQVKQSKKVNTAGDAVRAIMKSAAYKKVCKEAREIWDAKYVQLIKDDHAALTPAAEHGVVDPMIRKLNQDRSSAGLSEWWPKGWTG, encoded by the coding sequence ATGGGTGAGGAGCGCAAGCCGGCCAAAGCGCCAGCGGTGGAGCGGCAGGTGGCCTCGATGGACGCTGAAGCGGCCTCGACCACCGCAGCAACGGAAGGTTCCCGCCGCGCGCCGCTGCGCGCGCTGCAGCGAAGTGCGGGTAACCGGGCGGTCAACTCGCTGCTCGCCGCCCAACCCGCATTGGAGGTCGGGCGGTCTGACGACCCGCTCGAGCGCGAGGCCGACCAGATGGCGCACCAAGTCGTCAGTCGGTTGTTCTCCGGCAACCGGGGCGGCGGTGCCGCGGTCGGCGCCGACGCGCCGGTCGCCGCGACGGTTCGTCGGCGAGGTGAGGGCGCGGCCACGCAGATGGGACCGGCAGGTGGGAGTGTCTCGCCCGAGACCGAAGCGGTGCTCGATCGCGAGCGACGCAGTGGCTCGCCCCTGTCGCCGACCGTCCGGCGGGGGATGGAAGATGCGTTCGGTGCCGACTTCAGCCAGGTGCGCGTGCACAGCGGCGGCCGGTCCGAGGCCCTCTCGCGCGAGCTCGGCGCCAAAGCGTTCACGTTGGGTTCCGACATCTTCTTCCGCGGCAACGTCCCCGACGCGTCGAGCGCCTCCGGCGCCGGCCTCTTGGCGCACGAGCTCACGCACGTCGTGCAACAGGGTGCCGCCGCGCACCGGGTGCTGCAGCGGAAGTCGGCCGACGACTACAAGCAGGTCGCCCACAACTCGAACCCGAAGATCGATGTCCCGGCCGAGCGTGAGGAGAAGCAGGGGTCCGAGCGGCCGGGCAAGGGCAAGGTGACCAGCAGCGCCAAGCTCAAGGGCGCGGCTGTTGTGCGGCGCGACGGTACCTGGACACCCCCGTCGGGGACGCGTCCCCAGGGCGGCGGGGCGGTGTTCCGCCCTGGCGGGCACCGCGGCAACAACGGCCCGCAGAACAACGCCCCGCAGAACGCCCCGCAGAACAACGGCCCGCAGAACGCGCCGCAGAACAACGCCCCGCAGAACGCGCCGCAGAACGCCCCGCAGAACGCGGGGCCTCAGGTCGCTCCACCGCAGCCGGCGCCGCAGAACGTCGCCGCGACCACCGCGGTGGTACGCCAAGCGCCGGGCCCGAACACGAAGAACACCGCCAAGGGCGCCTGGGGGTGCGTGGACACCGAGACAGTGGGCCCCACCTTGAGCGCGTCGCTGGTGGGCGACACGTGGAAGTTCCAGGCCACGCACTTCCAGGGCAACTACGGAAAGATCGTCTCGCTGGTCAAGGGCTGCAAGGAGGTCAGCAAAGCCGAGCGCAACGACGACAAGTTCTCCGATCAGATCTGGGATCTCTGGAAGCTGGGCGATTACCGGGGCAAGTGGTACATGGTGCGAGCCGTCGACGCGCACGAGAGCGTGCATGAGTCACGTGTGTCGCCGGCGCTGGCAGCAGTGGCACCCCAGCTCCAGCAGGAATTCGCCAAGCTCCAAGTCAAGCAAAGCAAGAAGGTCAACACCGCGGGCGACGCGGTGAGAGCCATCATGAAGTCGGCGGCGTACAAGAAGGTCTGCAAGGAAGCTCGCGAGATCTGGGACGCCAAGTACGTCCAGCTCATCAAGGACGACCACGCGGCGCTGACGCCTGCCGCAGAGCACGGCGTGGTCGACCCGATGATCCGCAAGCTCAACCAGGATCGCTCGAGTGCCGGGCTCAGCGAGTGGTGGCCGAAAGGCTGGACTGGCTGA
- a CDS encoding GPW/gp25 family protein, whose amino-acid sequence MSDHFAPGLPEGSAPDPAFIGRGVRFPMGVDHTGSIALTSGPDDLDRSIRVVLATAPSERVMRPRFGCRIWDLLFEPINANTLGLMAHAVREALAEWEPRVDVENVEIHPDGRDRGLVHIEVTYQVRTTNDRRNLVYPFYVIPREEE is encoded by the coding sequence ATGTCCGACCACTTCGCCCCCGGCCTCCCCGAAGGTTCCGCACCCGACCCTGCGTTCATCGGGCGGGGCGTCCGATTCCCGATGGGCGTGGACCACACGGGCAGCATCGCGTTGACATCGGGCCCCGACGACCTCGACCGTTCGATCCGGGTCGTGCTGGCGACAGCGCCGTCGGAGCGGGTCATGCGCCCACGCTTCGGCTGCCGGATCTGGGACCTGCTGTTCGAGCCGATCAACGCGAACACCCTCGGTCTGATGGCCCACGCGGTGCGCGAGGCGCTCGCCGAGTGGGAACCGCGCGTCGACGTCGAGAACGTGGAGATCCACCCTGACGGACGAGATCGTGGGCTGGTGCACATCGAGGTGACGTACCAGGTGCGCACCACCAACGATCGGCGCAACCTCGTCTACCCGTTCTACGTGATCCCCCGAGAAGAGGAGTAG
- a CDS encoding phage baseplate assembly protein V → MPQGIDAPLLQIDGRELSDEQLNALVELQLDLGLNVTGRCVMTFTDVGQKLLRQGPFKVGARVVVKLPVADKASAATVECATLEVTGIEVRCGAGADAEQLVVIADDLSHRFSRRTTFVAKQQIKYADLIRTIASTHGVRAAINLNGSVFEYLVVADTDLALLQQIAARTACSWWMEGTTLHVTDQPPTPAVEVKLGDDGGLFSLQVRGRSFAPSSVRVRDWEPKNQKPFEQEAKTPDGVPTSTFAQRFEIGAVSSAFPGQPKQFGQLGVLSPDEAKGLSKALMQTGWDGQVVARGTAAVNPHLAPGSKVKVAGAGDLDGMYPLSSVSHVYRRATGLLTRFVAGERRPHGMVDSLAPAAGYLGGTLNRREGLVVGLVTNNKDPEGAWRVQISCPTLDDQLTTTWARVAAVGAGNDKGIAYLPDINDEVLVGFEGGDLRRPIVLGSLYSGKNKPPVDVGSEPEPAAWRTKSRKGHLIELSDSASSPQQHILLKLGDGNHLVKVAGNEIMIQAPQTSPITVQAGQASVKLSSGNVEISGMNVTIKAETELKLQGLMIQAKAQTAGTVEAGGPLELKGAMVNVNGSGPVVIKGAAVAIN, encoded by the coding sequence GTGCCACAGGGGATCGACGCGCCACTGCTCCAGATTGACGGCCGAGAGCTGAGCGACGAGCAGCTCAACGCCTTGGTCGAGCTGCAGCTCGACTTGGGGCTGAACGTGACCGGACGCTGCGTGATGACGTTCACCGATGTCGGACAGAAGCTGTTGCGCCAGGGCCCGTTCAAAGTGGGCGCTCGGGTGGTCGTGAAGTTGCCGGTGGCCGACAAGGCATCGGCGGCCACGGTCGAGTGCGCCACGCTGGAGGTGACCGGTATCGAAGTTCGCTGCGGCGCTGGGGCGGACGCCGAGCAACTCGTCGTCATCGCCGACGACTTGTCGCACCGGTTCAGCCGCAGGACCACGTTCGTCGCCAAGCAGCAGATCAAGTACGCGGACCTGATCCGGACGATCGCCTCGACCCATGGGGTGCGGGCGGCCATCAACCTCAACGGGAGCGTGTTCGAGTACCTCGTCGTGGCCGACACCGATCTGGCGCTGCTGCAGCAGATCGCGGCCCGCACCGCGTGCAGCTGGTGGATGGAAGGCACCACGTTGCACGTCACCGACCAACCACCCACCCCGGCGGTCGAGGTCAAGCTCGGTGACGACGGCGGTCTGTTCTCGCTGCAGGTCCGGGGCCGGTCGTTCGCTCCCTCGAGCGTGCGGGTCCGCGATTGGGAGCCGAAGAACCAGAAGCCCTTCGAGCAGGAAGCGAAGACTCCCGACGGAGTTCCCACGTCCACCTTCGCCCAACGCTTCGAGATCGGCGCGGTGAGCTCGGCGTTTCCCGGGCAGCCGAAGCAGTTCGGCCAGCTCGGGGTGCTCAGCCCCGACGAGGCGAAAGGCCTGTCGAAAGCGCTCATGCAGACCGGGTGGGACGGGCAGGTCGTTGCCCGGGGGACCGCTGCGGTCAACCCGCACTTGGCGCCGGGGAGCAAGGTGAAGGTCGCCGGTGCCGGGGATCTCGACGGGATGTACCCGCTGTCCTCAGTGAGCCACGTGTATCGCCGCGCCACCGGTCTGCTCACCCGCTTCGTCGCGGGCGAGCGACGACCCCACGGCATGGTCGACAGCCTGGCGCCCGCGGCCGGCTACCTCGGGGGCACGCTCAACCGGCGCGAAGGACTCGTCGTGGGGCTGGTCACCAACAACAAGGACCCCGAAGGCGCGTGGCGGGTCCAGATCTCGTGCCCGACGCTCGACGATCAGCTGACGACGACGTGGGCCCGGGTGGCCGCTGTCGGCGCCGGCAACGACAAGGGCATCGCCTACCTCCCGGACATCAACGACGAAGTCCTCGTCGGTTTCGAGGGCGGCGATCTGCGACGCCCGATCGTGCTCGGCTCGCTCTACAGCGGCAAGAACAAGCCACCGGTCGACGTCGGATCGGAGCCCGAGCCGGCCGCTTGGCGGACCAAGTCCCGCAAGGGCCACCTCATCGAGTTGTCCGACTCGGCCTCGAGCCCACAGCAGCACATCTTGTTGAAACTCGGCGACGGCAACCACCTCGTGAAGGTCGCCGGGAACGAGATCATGATCCAGGCACCCCAGACCAGCCCGATCACCGTCCAGGCCGGTCAGGCGTCGGTGAAGCTGTCGTCGGGCAACGTCGAGATCTCGGGCATGAACGTCACCATCAAGGCCGAGACCGAGCTGAAGCTGCAGGGGCTGATGATCCAGGCCAAGGCCCAGACGGCCGGCACGGTCGAGGCGGGAGGGCCGCTCGAACTGAAAGGCGCGATGGTGAACGTGAACGGCAGCGGGCCGGTCGTGATCAAGGGCGCCGCGGTGGCGATCAACTGA
- a CDS encoding phage tail sheath subtilisin-like domain-containing protein: MPTYAAPGVYVEEVPSAEKSLSAAPTAIAAFVGFTADKPTDDPTDPEGLRPRLVTSWTQFEQLYGGFAAGCMMPLSVYGYFNNGGSIAYIVRIPNTEPSGEPAQLALPAVDRALGNPLRVESLQPDADLTVHVEPVDSEDEGDDDDGPSHFRIDVSEGNEVVESYDDLTITSGPRCATDVINGTSTRVKVSIDLADSVDMSAVLEVLKPGSYPLQKAAPTPVPVNGKRFAGSASARTGIQGLSIADEVTMVLVPDLVTACTKEDGSIDLGLWKQVQTSMIAHCELQANRVAILDSPPGMTPQQVKDWRSDVAMYDTPFAAFYYPWIKVENPLATNGDAEMLVPPSGHMAGIWARTDETRGVWKAPANETIRGCLDVERDITKAEQSLLNPIGINCIRPFGTRGIRVWGARTLSSDSDWRYLNVRRLFNMVETSILDGTQWAVFEPNDMRLWEGVKRTLNAFLRGLWRDGALFGATAEDAFYVKCDAETNPPESINEGRLIVEVGIAPVKPAEFVIFRISHKKETAA; encoded by the coding sequence GTGCCGACCTATGCAGCACCAGGGGTGTACGTAGAAGAAGTTCCATCAGCCGAGAAGTCGCTGAGTGCCGCGCCGACGGCGATCGCCGCGTTCGTGGGGTTCACGGCCGACAAGCCGACGGACGATCCGACCGACCCGGAGGGGCTCCGTCCCCGACTGGTCACCAGCTGGACCCAGTTCGAGCAGCTGTACGGAGGTTTCGCTGCCGGCTGCATGATGCCGTTGTCGGTGTACGGCTACTTCAACAACGGGGGTTCGATCGCGTACATCGTGCGCATCCCCAACACCGAGCCTTCCGGCGAGCCGGCGCAGCTCGCGCTGCCAGCGGTGGACCGTGCGCTGGGCAACCCGCTGCGCGTGGAGAGCCTCCAGCCCGACGCCGATCTCACGGTGCACGTCGAGCCGGTCGACAGCGAGGACGAGGGCGATGACGACGATGGGCCGTCGCACTTCCGGATCGACGTGTCCGAGGGCAACGAGGTGGTGGAGTCGTACGACGACCTCACCATCACCTCCGGGCCGCGGTGCGCCACCGACGTGATCAACGGCACGTCCACCCGGGTGAAGGTCTCGATCGACCTGGCCGACAGCGTCGACATGTCGGCGGTGCTCGAGGTGCTCAAGCCCGGCAGCTACCCGCTGCAGAAGGCCGCGCCGACACCGGTGCCGGTGAACGGCAAGCGTTTCGCCGGTTCGGCCTCGGCTCGCACGGGCATCCAGGGCCTTTCCATCGCGGACGAGGTCACGATGGTGCTCGTCCCCGACTTGGTCACCGCCTGCACGAAAGAGGACGGCAGCATCGACCTCGGCTTGTGGAAGCAGGTGCAGACGTCGATGATCGCCCACTGCGAGCTGCAGGCGAACCGAGTCGCGATCCTCGACTCGCCGCCAGGGATGACGCCCCAGCAAGTGAAGGACTGGCGTTCCGACGTGGCCATGTACGACACGCCGTTCGCGGCCTTCTACTACCCGTGGATCAAGGTCGAGAACCCGCTGGCCACCAACGGCGACGCAGAGATGCTCGTGCCGCCGTCGGGTCACATGGCCGGCATCTGGGCCCGCACGGACGAGACCCGCGGCGTGTGGAAGGCGCCGGCCAACGAGACCATCCGCGGCTGCCTCGATGTCGAGCGTGACATCACCAAGGCCGAACAGTCGCTCCTGAACCCGATCGGCATCAACTGCATCCGCCCGTTCGGCACCCGGGGTATCCGGGTGTGGGGCGCTCGGACGCTTTCGTCGGACAGCGACTGGCGCTACTTGAACGTGCGGCGCTTGTTCAACATGGTCGAGACGTCGATCCTCGACGGCACGCAGTGGGCCGTGTTCGAGCCGAACGACATGCGGCTGTGGGAAGGCGTGAAGCGGACGCTGAACGCATTCCTCCGCGGGTTGTGGCGCGACGGCGCGCTGTTCGGCGCGACGGCCGAGGACGCCTTCTACGTGAAGTGCGACGCCGAGACCAACCCGCCCGAGTCCATCAACGAAGGACGCCTGATCGTGGAAGTGGGGATCGCGCCGGTGAAGCCGGCCGAGTTCGTCATCTTCCGCATCAGCCACAAGAAGGAGACCGCTGCCTGA
- a CDS encoding LysM peptidoglycan-binding domain-containing protein: MAGDKSFLEIEDGKRIECKFNPAELSVTRSNNWYVDPLPGKGVAKARYGGAGSGMFALSLFFDTTDTGQPVTSYTGQILGLLEVNPKLPGSDEASGNVRPPWVRFHWGQLHSFKAVVTSATVNFDYFSSEGTPLRARADLTLLQFEEEMAFGRQNPTSGTPRPHRVHRISPGETLDRIAAAHYGDPTRWRTIAAANGIEDPFALRPGTLLSIPRLEG; this comes from the coding sequence ATGGCCGGTGACAAGTCCTTCCTCGAGATCGAGGACGGCAAGCGCATCGAGTGCAAGTTCAACCCAGCCGAGCTCTCGGTGACCCGGAGCAACAACTGGTATGTCGACCCCTTGCCGGGCAAAGGGGTGGCCAAAGCGCGCTACGGCGGCGCCGGGTCCGGGATGTTCGCGTTGTCGCTGTTCTTCGACACCACCGACACGGGCCAGCCCGTCACCAGCTACACCGGTCAGATTCTCGGGCTCCTCGAGGTGAACCCGAAGCTCCCCGGCAGCGACGAGGCTTCTGGCAACGTGCGACCGCCGTGGGTGCGATTCCACTGGGGTCAACTGCACTCGTTCAAAGCCGTGGTGACCTCGGCGACGGTGAACTTCGACTACTTCTCGTCCGAAGGCACACCACTGCGGGCGCGTGCCGACCTGACGCTCCTGCAGTTCGAGGAGGAGATGGCGTTCGGCCGCCAGAACCCGACGTCGGGCACGCCCCGCCCGCACCGGGTGCACCGCATCAGCCCCGGCGAGACGCTCGACCGGATCGCCGCTGCGCACTACGGCGATCCCACCCGTTGGCGCACGATCGCCGCGGCCAACGGCATCGAGGATCCGTTCGCGCTCCGGCCCGGAACCCTGCTGTCGATCCCGCGGCTGGAGGGCTGA
- a CDS encoding phage tail protein: MSEEEYLDQGVTGEGFLLEVDGVEIGRFVEVEGLQVTIDVVTVAEGGQNGFVHKFPGRMTWPDLVFKRGLTKSDSLLDWINKVAGDGFAGAGNKVTRNTAAVTVLDAAGNRLRSWEVEGAFPVQWSGPRFSVDNGGLPEEQLVVTHHGFKASTKG, encoded by the coding sequence GTGTCTGAGGAGGAGTACCTCGATCAGGGTGTCACCGGTGAAGGCTTCCTCCTCGAAGTCGATGGCGTCGAGATCGGTCGGTTCGTGGAAGTCGAAGGCCTGCAAGTGACCATCGATGTGGTGACGGTCGCAGAAGGGGGCCAGAACGGGTTCGTGCACAAGTTCCCCGGCCGCATGACGTGGCCCGACCTGGTCTTCAAGCGCGGCCTCACCAAGAGCGACTCACTGCTCGACTGGATCAACAAGGTCGCCGGTGACGGATTCGCAGGCGCCGGGAACAAGGTCACCCGCAACACGGCGGCCGTGACCGTGCTCGACGCGGCGGGCAACCGACTGCGCTCGTGGGAAGTGGAAGGAGCGTTCCCGGTGCAGTGGTCGGGTCCCCGCTTCAGTGTCGACAACGGCGGGCTGCCGGAGGAACAGCTCGTGGTGACGCACCACGGGTTCAAGGCTTCGACCAAGGGCTGA
- a CDS encoding DUF6760 family protein, translated as MRHYPADALWEEIAYLAYHLHWDLDRLLDLEHEDRSRLVREVAALNERAWEEVRASV; from the coding sequence ATGAGGCACTATCCGGCGGATGCGCTGTGGGAGGAGATCGCGTATCTCGCCTACCACCTGCATTGGGACCTCGACCGGTTGCTCGACCTCGAGCACGAGGACCGGTCCCGGTTGGTGCGCGAGGTGGCCGCGCTGAACGAGCGCGCCTGGGAGGAGGTGCGCGCCAGTGTCTGA
- a CDS encoding putative baseplate assembly protein, whose protein sequence is MPLPAPELDDRHFQDLVDEAKRLIPQFCPEWTNHNLSDPGVALIELFAWMSDLVLYRLNQVPDRYYTKFLDLVGIEPFPPSVARADLTFWLSSVLPDPVLVPAGTQVATPTAGDGERVVFSTTTDLVIAPPNLVAALRALAGDEEHFEDAIDDLRYEGGTVVCFASQPLTPGDAFYLGFEETLGGNVIELTIQASVEGIGVDPTDPPLVWEAWTGEVWIPLHVYRDTTGGINRDGTVALVMPMRHDALTVGGVRAHWLRARLLAPRAGQPAYVASPQIRSLKADSLGGTVAAEHAEQVGPESLGRSTGRPGQHFVVLHPPVLPRREGEGVAVTTNRGAETWREVDDFTRSGPTDRHFTWDGASGTIRFGPQVRYADGTIRQHGAIPPDGAEVSVTGYRHGGGAAGNVGAGTLRVLHTTVPYISQAENLQPALGGVDAESVDNAKLRGPMTIRTGQRAVTATDFERLTLESSIEVARARCLAPKASGGPVRLLVVPRVKRPVAQLSIDDFAISDALLQRVSGHLDERRILGTTVEVGTPYYQGVTVAALLSAHAGRPVNLIRQRALDLLFGYVNPVTGGPEAAGWPFDDDLNAAQISQLLETVEGVERVDEVLLFEYDLRTGVRQGPARDMIRLEPDSLFLSARHQVVVR, encoded by the coding sequence ATGCCGTTGCCTGCGCCCGAGCTGGACGATCGCCACTTCCAAGACCTCGTCGACGAGGCGAAGCGCCTGATCCCTCAGTTCTGCCCCGAATGGACGAACCACAACTTGTCCGACCCGGGCGTGGCGCTGATCGAGCTGTTCGCGTGGATGTCGGACCTGGTGCTGTACCGCCTGAACCAGGTGCCTGATCGCTACTACACGAAGTTCCTCGACCTCGTCGGGATCGAGCCATTCCCGCCATCGGTCGCGCGCGCCGACCTGACGTTCTGGCTGTCGTCGGTCCTGCCGGATCCGGTGCTCGTGCCGGCCGGAACGCAAGTGGCCACGCCGACGGCCGGCGACGGCGAGCGCGTGGTGTTCTCCACCACGACCGATTTGGTGATCGCCCCGCCCAACCTCGTGGCGGCGCTGCGCGCGCTGGCGGGCGACGAGGAGCACTTCGAGGACGCCATCGACGATCTGCGCTACGAGGGCGGCACCGTCGTGTGCTTCGCCTCGCAGCCGCTGACCCCGGGCGACGCCTTCTACCTCGGCTTCGAGGAGACCTTGGGCGGCAACGTCATCGAGCTCACGATCCAAGCGTCGGTCGAGGGCATCGGCGTCGACCCGACCGACCCGCCGCTGGTGTGGGAGGCGTGGACCGGCGAGGTCTGGATCCCGCTCCACGTGTACCGGGACACCACCGGCGGCATCAACCGCGACGGCACGGTCGCCTTGGTGATGCCGATGCGCCACGACGCCCTCACCGTGGGCGGCGTGCGAGCGCATTGGCTTCGCGCTCGCCTGCTCGCCCCGCGTGCCGGCCAGCCCGCGTACGTCGCGTCGCCGCAGATCCGTTCGCTGAAGGCTGACTCGCTCGGCGGAACGGTCGCGGCCGAGCACGCGGAACAGGTGGGACCCGAGTCGCTGGGGAGGAGCACCGGTCGTCCCGGTCAGCACTTCGTCGTGTTGCACCCGCCGGTGCTGCCGCGGCGCGAGGGCGAGGGCGTGGCGGTCACGACCAACCGCGGCGCCGAGACCTGGCGGGAGGTCGACGACTTCACCCGCTCGGGGCCCACCGATCGCCACTTCACGTGGGACGGCGCCAGCGGCACCATCCGCTTCGGACCACAAGTGCGCTACGCCGACGGCACGATCCGCCAGCACGGCGCGATCCCGCCCGACGGCGCAGAGGTGTCCGTGACCGGCTACCGCCACGGCGGTGGCGCAGCGGGCAACGTCGGCGCCGGCACTCTCCGAGTCCTGCACACGACCGTGCCGTACATCAGCCAGGCCGAGAACCTGCAGCCAGCGCTCGGCGGGGTCGACGCGGAGTCGGTCGACAACGCCAAACTCCGCGGCCCGATGACGATCCGCACCGGCCAGCGAGCGGTGACGGCCACCGACTTCGAACGGCTCACGCTCGAGTCCTCGATCGAGGTGGCGCGGGCGCGCTGCCTCGCGCCGAAGGCGTCGGGCGGGCCGGTGCGGCTGTTGGTGGTGCCGCGCGTCAAGCGTCCGGTGGCGCAGCTGAGCATCGACGACTTCGCGATCAGCGACGCCCTGCTGCAGCGGGTGTCGGGCCACCTCGACGAGCGCCGCATCCTCGGGACCACCGTCGAGGTCGGCACGCCGTACTACCAGGGCGTGACCGTGGCAGCGTTGCTGAGCGCGCACGCCGGGCGTCCCGTGAACCTGATCCGCCAGCGGGCGCTCGACTTGCTGTTCGGCTACGTGAACCCGGTGACGGGCGGGCCCGAGGCCGCGGGATGGCCGTTCGACGACGATCTCAACGCGGCACAGATCTCACAGCTGCTGGAGACCGTCGAAGGGGTCGAGCGCGTCGACGAGGTGCTGCTGTTCGAGTACGACCTGCGCACCGGCGTGCGACAAGGGCCGGCGCGCGACATGATCCGCCTCGAGCCTGACTCGTTGTTCTTGTCGGCGCGCCATCAGGTGGTCGTGCGTTGA
- a CDS encoding DUF4280 domain-containing protein: MGAPLVTSTAMIKCSFGAAPATLNATPRPVMVEEKPIAAITDIAPGLNIPPFGLCSSLANPTVAAATSAAMGALTPMPCVPAVAAPWQPGSPTTMVGGIPALTANSMCNCVWGGVINVAMPGALRTTAG; encoded by the coding sequence ATGGGTGCGCCGTTGGTCACGAGCACGGCGATGATCAAGTGCTCGTTCGGCGCGGCTCCCGCGACGCTGAACGCGACGCCGCGACCGGTCATGGTGGAGGAGAAGCCCATCGCGGCGATCACCGACATCGCGCCGGGCCTCAACATCCCGCCGTTCGGGCTTTGCTCGAGCCTGGCGAACCCCACCGTTGCCGCCGCGACTTCGGCGGCGATGGGCGCGCTGACGCCGATGCCCTGCGTCCCCGCGGTGGCCGCGCCGTGGCAACCCGGCTCGCCGACGACGATGGTCGGCGGTATCCCGGCGCTGACCGCGAACTCGATGTGCAACTGCGTCTGGGGCGGCGTCATCAACGTCGCCATGCCCGGCGCGTTGCGGACGACGGCGGGGTGA
- a CDS encoding septum formation family protein has protein sequence MSRWVAVLSLAAVSALVVGCSSGGVARGKDGQVRHPTNLSVFDLRVGDCVVPPKKIKADFAKVRVVPCRDQHPMESFALVSYGKGDAYPGQSALQDYANAACLDRFSGYVGSDYRDSKLFYTYLLPSPRGWNEDHDRKVVCLLTTTGAQLTKSAKGSRM, from the coding sequence GTGAGCCGATGGGTCGCCGTCCTGTCGCTCGCTGCTGTGTCGGCCCTGGTGGTGGGCTGCTCGTCGGGGGGTGTGGCGCGCGGCAAGGACGGCCAGGTCCGGCATCCGACGAACTTGTCGGTGTTCGACTTACGGGTCGGCGACTGCGTCGTGCCCCCCAAGAAGATCAAGGCCGACTTCGCCAAGGTGCGCGTGGTGCCGTGCCGCGACCAGCACCCGATGGAGTCGTTCGCGCTCGTGAGCTACGGCAAAGGCGATGCGTATCCGGGCCAGTCGGCGCTGCAGGACTACGCGAACGCCGCGTGCCTCGACCGGTTCTCGGGCTACGTGGGCTCCGACTACCGCGACTCCAAGCTCTTTTACACGTACCTCTTGCCGTCGCCACGGGGATGGAACGAGGATCACGACCGGAAAGTCGTGTGCTTGCTCACCACCACCGGCGCGCAGCTGACGAAGTCGGCCAAAGGCAGCCGGATGTGA